Proteins encoded within one genomic window of Candidatus Nezhaarchaeota archaeon:
- a CDS encoding ABC transporter ATP-binding protein encodes MYAIVSKDVWKKYRNGVVALRGVSFSVEKGRLVALLGRNGAGKTTWIRIASTQLLPTKGTVEVLGFDVVSDPWNVRELIAMIPQEGAPLDILTPFEFVYSYLLIRGYGRSEAKKRAREALALLELGPYIKTTISELSGGLKRRVLVATVLASGAEVLFLDEPTLGLDPLARRSVWRALREAKKVGGTMLLTTHYMDEAESLADEVVIVHQGKVMFSGSLEEARKAINHRFKVEVYGDLDIDGYDYIKLKGMTIFYVGEGETDDVLKMAIAKGYDATVKTTSLEDLFIKLTGEKIEEGS; translated from the coding sequence GTGTATGCCATAGTTTCGAAGGATGTTTGGAAGAAGTACAGGAATGGAGTGGTGGCTCTTAGAGGAGTGTCTTTTAGTGTTGAGAAGGGCAGACTTGTTGCTCTTTTGGGTAGGAATGGTGCTGGTAAGACAACTTGGATAAGGATAGCTTCAACACAGCTCTTACCAACTAAGGGTACGGTTGAAGTCTTAGGGTTTGATGTGGTCTCTGATCCTTGGAACGTGAGGGAGCTCATCGCCATGATCCCTCAAGAGGGTGCTCCTCTAGATATTTTAACCCCCTTCGAATTCGTTTACTCCTACTTGCTCATTAGAGGTTACGGTAGAAGTGAAGCTAAGAAGAGAGCTCGTGAAGCCCTAGCCCTCCTGGAGCTCGGACCTTACATAAAGACCACTATTAGTGAGCTTTCAGGAGGGTTAAAGAGGAGGGTACTCGTTGCAACAGTGTTAGCTTCAGGAGCTGAGGTTCTGTTCCTCGATGAGCCAACTTTAGGACTTGACCCTTTAGCTCGAAGAAGCGTTTGGAGAGCGTTGAGAGAAGCTAAGAAGGTGGGTGGAACAATGCTCTTAACGACTCATTACATGGATGAAGCTGAGAGCTTAGCTGATGAGGTCGTAATAGTTCATCAAGGTAAAGTCATGTTCTCAGGGTCTTTGGAGGAAGCTCGGAAGGCTATTAACCATAGGTTTAAGGTTGAGGTCTATGGCGATTTAGATATCGATGGCTATGATTACATAAAGCTCAAGGGAATGACCATTTTCTACGTTGGCGAGGGCGAGACAGATGACGTCCTCAAAATGGCCATAGCTAAAGGCTATGATGCCACTGTAAAGACTACTAGTCTCGAGGATCTGTTCATTAAGCTAACTGGTGAGAAGATTGAGGAAGGGAGTTAG
- a CDS encoding ferritin-like domain-containing protein, which translates to MVSKELLDLLNEALAREIQVSIQYMWQHVQWRGVKGFAVREELRKIAIEEMRHAEAIAERIFYLGGIPTTKPKEIVVGKTLREMIEQDARDEENAIKLYKEIIEKARKENDITTATIFEGILKEEEEHHDFFTSLLEEL; encoded by the coding sequence ATGGTCTCTAAAGAGCTACTGGACTTGTTAAATGAGGCTCTTGCACGAGAGATTCAGGTGTCTATTCAATACATGTGGCAGCATGTTCAGTGGAGAGGGGTTAAGGGCTTCGCAGTAAGGGAGGAATTGAGGAAGATAGCTATAGAAGAGATGAGGCATGCCGAAGCTATCGCTGAAAGAATCTTTTATCTTGGCGGTATCCCAACGACTAAGCCTAAAGAGATAGTTGTTGGAAAAACATTGAGGGAGATGATTGAACAGGATGCGAGAGACGAAGAGAATGCGATAAAGTTGTACAAGGAGATAATAGAGAAAGCCCGCAAAGAAAACGATATAACAACAGCGACCATTTTTGAAGGAATACTAAAGGAAGAGGAGGAACATCATGACTTCTTCACATCGCTCTTGGAGGAGCTTTAG
- a CDS encoding acetoacetate decarboxylase family protein: MIKGIPFDSPLYEIDEERGIEYRGCRAITAFFTIRSDVKDLIPEGLKPLGNGGIWIAHYGFSTLGTYNEYLTAVQVEDEVGDVGYYIPYIYVTNDAALAAGREVTGAPKKLAKIELVQDLDLIQGILERPPGKRLVTLTMKPNYRAKELMDQILPRPTYLYSVRHLPPLKGKGGVTQLIKWYAEIDFHVDLRGERVIFVGPASITYDSPSLSDPVHKVEIDKIIFAAYFEFDMKLGFVDIIKGL; this comes from the coding sequence ATGATAAAGGGAATACCATTCGATTCTCCTCTTTACGAAATAGACGAAGAGAGAGGAATTGAGTATAGGGGCTGTAGAGCCATTACTGCCTTCTTCACCATTAGAAGCGATGTTAAGGACCTAATTCCAGAAGGCTTAAAGCCTCTAGGTAATGGCGGGATATGGATCGCTCATTACGGCTTCAGTACTCTTGGAACGTACAACGAGTACCTCACAGCCGTCCAGGTCGAGGACGAGGTTGGAGACGTCGGATATTACATTCCATACATCTATGTAACGAATGATGCAGCTCTTGCAGCAGGAAGAGAAGTTACTGGGGCACCTAAGAAGCTCGCTAAAATAGAATTAGTTCAAGATCTTGACTTAATTCAGGGGATACTTGAGAGACCGCCCGGAAAAAGGTTAGTAACACTTACGATGAAACCAAACTACAGAGCTAAAGAACTAATGGACCAAATACTTCCAAGGCCCACATATCTGTACTCTGTAAGACATCTCCCACCGTTAAAGGGCAAGGGAGGGGTCACACAATTGATAAAGTGGTATGCTGAGATAGACTTTCATGTTGATCTAAGAGGGGAGAGAGTAATTTTTGTAGGACCAGCTAGTATAACCTACGACTCGCCATCATTGAGCGACCCAGTGCATAAGGTAGAGATAGACAAGATAATCTTTGCAGCCTACTTTGAATTCGACATGAAGCTTGGATTTGTTGACATAATTAAGGGTCTTTAA
- a CDS encoding acyl-CoA/acyl-ACP dehydrogenase, giving the protein MSFLDLDELSEEERLLKEEVHRFAAEVIRPASIELDRMPAEDRIKPSSPLFKVLKEMKRLGFHKIMLPPEKGGVKITSLQRYIIFEEIAWGSLGFATALGVDMIPFACAALYGSEEVYEELVTPWLERDDWYGCWAVTEPEHGSDYLIFLREEKELIDKMGRGNVIAEKDGDEWVIRGQKSNWVSSAPFATHCGLHAQVKGGKTLADGLFAIIPLSLKGVEKGKPMEMLGMRDNPQGQLFFDDVRIPEHYVIVAPGPFYAVFCDQLLCLTSCGMGAFAVGLARACFELALEYAKQRVQGGIPLVKHKNIKLKLYEMFEKIETARYYVRKVMEYTCKKIIDLRTNDASPRHARAAQIYAKKIAFEVANDALQIFGAYGLSKDHIIEKLFRDARSMLIEDGTVEVLSLDASDDIIENYNKDYYDVNFLKRFYEVV; this is encoded by the coding sequence ATGAGCTTCCTAGACCTTGATGAATTAAGCGAAGAGGAGAGGTTACTTAAAGAGGAAGTTCACAGATTCGCTGCCGAGGTTATTCGTCCTGCATCGATAGAGCTTGATAGAATGCCTGCTGAGGATAGAATCAAGCCAAGCTCGCCTTTATTTAAAGTGTTGAAGGAGATGAAGAGACTGGGCTTTCATAAGATTATGCTTCCTCCAGAGAAGGGTGGAGTGAAAATTACTTCATTACAAAGGTACATAATCTTTGAGGAAATAGCTTGGGGAAGTCTTGGCTTTGCAACAGCATTGGGAGTGGACATGATTCCCTTTGCTTGCGCAGCTCTGTACGGTAGTGAAGAAGTGTATGAGGAGCTAGTAACTCCCTGGCTTGAAAGAGATGATTGGTATGGTTGCTGGGCTGTTACTGAACCGGAGCATGGAAGTGACTACCTCATATTCCTTAGAGAGGAGAAGGAGCTTATCGATAAGATGGGAAGAGGGAACGTCATCGCTGAGAAAGATGGTGATGAATGGGTCATAAGGGGGCAGAAGTCTAATTGGGTCTCTTCAGCACCCTTTGCAACTCATTGTGGTCTACACGCTCAAGTTAAGGGCGGAAAAACACTCGCTGACGGTCTCTTCGCGATTATTCCTTTAAGCCTTAAGGGGGTTGAGAAAGGAAAGCCAATGGAAATGCTCGGGATGCGCGACAATCCTCAGGGACAGCTGTTCTTTGACGACGTTAGAATACCAGAGCACTATGTCATCGTAGCCCCTGGTCCCTTTTATGCAGTATTCTGCGATCAATTATTGTGTCTAACAAGCTGTGGCATGGGGGCATTTGCTGTTGGACTCGCAAGAGCTTGTTTTGAGCTCGCACTCGAGTATGCAAAGCAAAGAGTGCAAGGAGGAATCCCTCTTGTAAAGCATAAGAACATAAAGCTCAAACTTTATGAAATGTTTGAGAAAATCGAGACAGCACGCTACTACGTTAGGAAAGTCATGGAATACACATGTAAGAAAATTATTGATCTCAGAACAAATGATGCATCTCCAAGGCATGCTAGAGCTGCACAAATCTATGCGAAGAAGATAGCGTTTGAAGTCGCAAATGATGCCTTACAGATCTTTGGTGCTTACGGATTGAGTAAGGACCATATAATTGAAAAGCTCTTTAGAGATGCTAGATCAATGCTCATAGAGGATGGGACTGTTGAAGTCCTAAGTTTGGATGCTAGTGATGACATAATCGAAAACTATAATAAAGATTATTACGATGTAAACTTCTTGAAGAGGTTCTACGAGGTGGTTTGA
- a CDS encoding radical SAM protein encodes MQDIELLAFGPVPSRRLGRSLGINNVLWKTCTYSCVYCQLGRTNCMFIERRAFYEPKQVLAQVEKKIKEAKLRGERIDYITFAPSGEPTLDVNLGKEISLLKSLGYPIAVITNASLLWRSDVREDLLDADYLSFKVDAISRGLWKCINRPHGDLELGDILDGIKDLSKTFKGSLVSETMLIDSINYEGELLRIANFLKSLSKLNKAYIAIPTRPPAEKWVRPAKEAIINEALQIFVEKLGNDRVECLTSYEKNTFALTGDIERDLLSVAAAHPIRREAVIELLKKANADWRVVERLLEEGKLVELEYRGTKYYVKKLSG; translated from the coding sequence TTGCAAGATATCGAATTACTAGCTTTCGGTCCAGTTCCTTCGAGACGTTTAGGGAGGAGCTTGGGAATAAACAATGTTTTGTGGAAGACGTGCACTTACTCCTGCGTTTACTGCCAGTTGGGAAGGACAAACTGTATGTTTATTGAGAGGAGGGCTTTCTATGAACCAAAGCAAGTCTTAGCACAGGTTGAGAAAAAGATTAAGGAGGCTAAATTGAGGGGCGAGAGGATAGACTACATAACTTTTGCGCCTAGTGGAGAACCCACTCTAGACGTTAACTTAGGTAAGGAGATATCACTCTTAAAATCTTTAGGATACCCCATAGCGGTTATAACAAATGCCTCCCTGCTCTGGCGAAGTGATGTGAGGGAAGATTTGTTAGATGCTGACTATCTTTCATTCAAAGTAGATGCGATTAGTCGAGGCCTGTGGAAGTGCATAAACAGACCTCACGGAGACTTAGAACTGGGTGACATTTTAGATGGCATAAAGGACCTTTCAAAAACTTTTAAGGGATCTCTCGTTAGCGAGACTATGCTTATTGACTCCATAAACTACGAAGGCGAACTATTAAGAATAGCGAACTTCCTTAAAAGCTTAAGTAAACTCAATAAAGCGTATATTGCCATACCCACAAGACCTCCTGCCGAGAAATGGGTTAGGCCAGCTAAAGAGGCAATTATAAACGAAGCTCTTCAAATATTTGTCGAAAAGCTTGGAAACGATAGAGTAGAGTGCTTGACGAGTTACGAGAAGAACACTTTCGCCCTTACAGGAGACATTGAGCGTGATCTGTTAAGTGTAGCAGCAGCTCACCCAATACGAAGGGAGGCGGTAATAGAACTTTTAAAGAAAGCAAACGCCGACTGGAGGGTCGTGGAGAGACTTTTAGAAGAGGGTAAGCTTGTGGAACTTGAATATAGGGGAACAAAGTATTATGTGAAGAAACTTAGTGGCTAA
- a CDS encoding ABC transporter permease, translating into MRKGVSRQLIAILTISWIDGVLSLRRAPLWVVSYLLMPLALLFFFSIYGDLTVMKMSIIGGIIMIAMSNGISILGDAAFYRIYVKYQDTLIATPLRPISYILGLSLSMLVFASPGLMLFLVLAWLLKMMTPLFILVLAVCLIMVWASSSFMGFTVSTLFNRLRHVWPVASILSLVLAILPPVYYPATILPQGYQWIGALAPTGAAAMILHQVSGLVELEVPAIMASIASLIGYTTLFMLLSIFRARWREE; encoded by the coding sequence TTGAGGAAGGGAGTTAGCAGACAACTTATTGCGATTCTCACAATATCTTGGATAGACGGCGTCCTATCTCTAAGAAGAGCTCCACTGTGGGTTGTCTCCTATTTATTGATGCCTCTAGCTCTATTGTTCTTCTTTTCAATTTACGGGGATCTTACCGTAATGAAGATGTCGATCATAGGAGGTATTATAATGATAGCTATGAGCAATGGCATATCAATACTTGGAGACGCTGCGTTCTACAGGATCTACGTTAAATATCAAGATACCCTAATTGCAACCCCTCTAAGACCCATTAGCTACATACTCGGGTTGTCGCTGTCCATGCTCGTCTTCGCTAGTCCAGGATTAATGCTCTTTCTGGTGTTGGCGTGGCTTCTAAAGATGATGACTCCACTCTTTATATTGGTCTTAGCTGTCTGTTTAATAATGGTCTGGGCTTCGTCATCGTTCATGGGTTTTACGGTGTCAACTCTGTTTAATAGACTGAGACATGTATGGCCAGTTGCATCAATACTCTCTCTTGTGCTTGCAATACTACCACCAGTGTATTATCCAGCCACTATTCTCCCACAAGGATATCAGTGGATTGGTGCGTTGGCTCCTACGGGAGCTGCTGCCATGATCCTTCACCAAGTCTCAGGCTTAGTAGAACTTGAGGTTCCAGCAATTATGGCATCAATAGCGTCCTTGATAGGCTACACGACGTTATTCATGCTCCTATCGATATTTAGAGCTAGGTGGAGGGAGGAGTAG